ACCAATGCTTAACATCCCCCTATTTGAGATCGGCTTGTTTGGCAGTCACTCcgactaaatgtgtatatataaatgtatatatatatttctatacatgtatatgtatataagtatacatatacgtatgtgtatatatgtatatatatatgcatgtatattacatacatataaacacacatatatacatatacatgtatatgtatatgtatgaatatatgtatgtgtgtatgtatatgtgtatatataataataaatacgcatatatacacatgtaagtatatatgtaaatgtaaacaaacacacacacacacacacacacacgacagaaacacagtaacgtgtacacaaagatgaaaggaaaacagccacagtaagaaatgaaattgaatcgtaacgtttcgaactcttctcgagttcctGATCCACTCTGGTATATCATTCgactgaagaggaactcgagaagagttcgaaacgttacaattcaattatatttcttactgtggccgttttcctttcatatatatatatacatagataaatatagtatttatctatctatgtacatacctatataatacacacacacacacataatatataaatatatataaaacacacacataatatataaatatatataaaacatatatatatgcatataaatatatatacacatataaatgtatgcatatatataaatatatatatccatataaatatacatataaatatacttacatatatatacatataaatataaacatatatatacataaatatatataaacatatatatataaattaataaatatatatatatacacgaacatatgtgtatatatacatatatatatatacagaataggcatatatatatatacagaataggcatatataaatataaatatatatacatatataaatttataaatacatacatattatacaagtatatataatatatacatacatatatacaaatacatatacatatatatacataaatataagtatacatatatatagacatacatataagcatatatgtttgtctgtatatatatgtatatattatatttatatacagacacaaacacatatataagtgtatgtatgtctatatatatgtatatatatttatatgtatatatatatgtatatgtatttgtacatatgtatgtatatgtatatattacatatatacttatataatatgtatgtatatatatttatatatgcctattctgtgtatatatgtagttacatatacataaacatacatatatatattatatattatatgtgtatacatatatatgtatatattatttatgtatatttatatatattttatatatgtatgtataatatgtgtatatatattctttatgtgtatatatattatatatatatgtatatcataaataaatatatatgtaaatcatatatatgtgtatatatataaaatatttatatatataatatatttatatgtatatatatacatatatatttatatatgatatacatatatataatatatatacccacatatataatatatatacccacatatataatatatatatatataatatatatacacatataatatatatacacatttataatatatatatatatataatatatatacacatataatatatatacacatatataatatatatatatacatatatataatatatatacacatatatatataatatatactcatatatatataaaatatataaatatacataaataatataaacatatatgtatacacatatataatagatatatatgtatgtgtatgtgtatgtatatgtatatatacatataaatacatacatatatatatatatatgcatgtttattatgGATAACAATAAACGAaacttttgtcatttttgttaaatgtttataaatcatttcgagcagtttgttttcatgtctatagacgtgacccatcGTTAAGGGGatattatcgaaaccggtcaaatatattctCATTGTTGTTCAACTCATACTATTATTGCATCATTTAGACTGCTTTGAGAttctaaatatgaaataaatttaaAGATTATCTCACCCTTTTAGGCTTTATTACTAGATTTGGTTAAATATACAAGATTTttaaatcatatttattatcaaaatGGTAGACATTTTACAATATAGTCAGAaatcttgttttttattactctctTTTTGGAAGACAAACAACGACTTTGAATATGTGAATATTCCTTCCACTGACTTACATTAAAGTTTCTCTCTATTTGTGATGTATCCTTCCATTCTCCAGATTACACTGGTcattctactcactctctctctcactcacacaaaaTCCTTTGATAAaaatttttctctcatctttgacGTTGATGTAGGGTGGATTTGAGGGTTTCTTTAGGCAACTCTAGAACCACAAAAGAAGCCAAGCTGTCTGCACTTCTGACACATCTCTTGCGGGTGGGGGCGGATTTCCTTCGGTGGGTTATCGGATTTCTCGCGCTTGACCTGTCGGTGAAGCCAGAATTGTGTTACTGTTTTTGCTCAGCAAGGCAATGTTTAATTGCTACACTGAGACTAAACACCAAGACGACTaacattatttttgtcttataaGTATAAATGATCTATTAGGcatttaaagtatttttttttatataagtgccACCTTATGTTTACATATTGACTACTGCTACAAATACTACGACATACAATTTTttgaaaaaaggatttttttcttattctcatatgaaaaagaaaaccattACAGTACTTCATATGCAAAACAGTATGagagcttaaaaaaaataaaggtacctAACTAGTCTGCaacttttattgtttatacacTTCACTCTTCGCCGCAAGGCTGTGAAAACTTTCAATTGCATTTCTCAAATTCAGTCGATACATTTCGTTTTCATATAATATCCACCGAGTGAGCTTCGCGTCCAAATCAGATAATTGGAAAATTCCGATGATCACAAGCATTTACTTGTCCTATTGAAAGGTTTATATAAACAAACCATTGTGAACAGTTTATATTTGAAATTTTTATACCTGCAActttatatcatagaggtacagaatgaatTTGGAAAACATTCATCGTTCGGCAGTCAATACCATATAATAGGACTCGGATACGTTGGAGATTCTTACCACGTCGTTCTAACGACCATCGTGATTGAATTTTAATTTTACCCGTATCTCTTACCACGTCCagatactctctctttctgtttctcttttactgtctccccccccccccctcccttatatatatatctctctctcttactcatctctcttttcctcctaacccccccccccccatcctctcagtCTCAGGCCCCTCTCTCCCTGCATGCGGAGACGTAAACAAAGTCTCAGTGTGTGTTCTCCTATTTTCCACGGTTCCTTTCTGTATTCAGACCTGCTAGACACCTACTGCTGTTTAAAAACAATGTAAAGATCTACTGCTTCCCCGAGGGAAATTAGCTAAATACTTGTTTTGGACTTAGcctgtaaaagtaaaaaaaaagggttcTGTGTCTAAGCCCCTCTAACCAATATTGCTTGCCACTGAACATGCGCAGAGCATAAGCCCCGATCCTCCAGCATACCATGACAGCAGCAATTCAGGACTGCCAGGTTCTTGGCTGACTGGGGAACTTACTGGCCTCCCCCTTGATCTCCATTTCACCTACAGCTACAGCCATGCCAGTGGGAACCCCAAcaatcactccctaaagagatacaGACCAGTTCAAGTGATAGATGCATACCTCATCTACTACATTGCTGATCCTGGAGTGACAGGTCATAGCATTTCGCTCGCTCACTTAGGTCATCCCCCTAACGGTAGGCACATTGCCAAAGGCACATTGCCCAATGCCCAGATAGGCCGGACAAGAGGGCTTCCCATACGGGAGGGGTCACTTCCAGTTGCACAACGGCCTATGAGAAGGGATGGTGCATCAGTCGGCAATGCATAGGTTCcacaactaccatcaccactGGCACTGACTGTATATATTTCCTCATTACCACTGTAATGAGGAAATATATACTCCTCATTGCACACTGTGGTGGGTGGGGAGgtaaggaaatgaagaattcaTATTtgttctgcaaatttacaaagaactggcTCTttctctggaacatcacatgttaCTCTGGAACATTTCCAGCCTCCAAAGGGTAAACATGGGAATCAAAATGCTTCCCGAGCTCCCAGACCAggtaagaagaaaatatatttttaaagtgcATCACAAGATAGTTGAGGTGTGTCAATCTGATCCTCGGATCaacccacagcgagatggtagcctggtAGTTGAGGTTTTGTCATCAGATGAGTGACCATCTGTGTGatatgcaacattcctggggCCCCAAGTCACATGTTCAAACAAAAACTCAATTAATGCAAGGGAATTGTCTTTCCCTGAGACTGAGGAGGTTTTCTgagaaactgttagaggaactAACAATGTCAAGGTAGAGGCCGTAATGCGTTTAAGAAGAAAGGTGATGGTGTGGAACAAtcaacaccagctcttcttctaacctTCGAAACACTAGCCCTTCCAGAATCCGTTAAGTTGGCAAGGTAAAGCCTTGTGTACCCAACCCTATgtagtgcttccactgccagggttatgggcatggaaccAACTTGCCATTTTAAGGAAAATTTGTTACCAAGTGTGTGTGGTAAGTgtagtacaacaggtcatcaaggagatgacgaCAACTGCCCAGGTCCAGTCTGCTATCACTTCAAAGATGGCAATGTataaggtacaagtttgaaagagatgtattggtaataaggagtaaGGAAATGGTTTTCCAGAGGGAAAGCAAAGCAGCCAGATAAAGTTCTTAACATCGGTTCTAGCCCAACCTCCTTTCTGTCATCCCGTATCTTCCAGTACTTCTTAGACCACTCATTTTGCCACTACAGTTCGACCTCAGTCCTCAAAGGAAGTTTCAGATCCAGAAACTGCCTCTAGTGGATAGTGCCACCAGAAGTGGAATAGGAGTGAGAGGTCTACTGaagagactcctcccaaagtaaggtcatTTGAGCCATCAGGCGAGGCTCCAGAGACCTCAATAGCGACAGctacagctgccaccacatctacAGAGGCCTCTGCTTCTGGTCAGAGCGCACCTGAACGAAAGGCTCAGATCCGCCGTTTGCCAAGGCAAAGGAATCTTGAACCTGTCTAAAGAAAGCTTGTGGAAATTAGTTCCACAGATAAACATCTCTCCCTCAATGGTTATGTTTCTTATGTTCATAATGTTAGGAATGGGCTCATCACTTATATCCACTCCTCTATTCAACACCAACTACTCAGTCCATCTGATGATAACAGTACCATTTTTCAACTTCTTGAGGTTAAGCTTGGAGAAGGAACGGTTCGTCACTGCATTGTCTATTTGGCCCATAGTAGGATGAATATTAATGCTCTGCCTACTCCAAGGAACAACAATCACATGCTATGATGTTGACATCTCCATTCACTCCAAGTCCCGGAAAATTTGCAGCGCTTCATTCATTTACACATCTTCCTCTTCATGTGACCTCATCTGAAGAAAAGCAGGACCTCCTCTCTACAAAACCTACGAACACAACCTGAATTTCTAGTGGGCCCCAGCATTATACCATTCTGCACACAGTATCTTATTTCACGTCTTCCCACCACCCGAGAACGTATACATGTCCATCCTATTGGATTACCAATGCAGCTGCAATGAATTACAATTGAATCCCTCTGCTGGCTAGCCAACATAACTACTGGGGTCTCCATTCCTGTGGCCAGAAATATCTTTATAGATTTTATCATTCTCCAGCTCTTAGTCAACTCTTGAAGAGTCCACTAGGAATGAAAACATTCAAGAGTTTCATCTTCCTCGTTTAGCGGAAAGAATCTATGCCAATGTAACATAATTGCTCCACATTATGTAGGCATCTTTTAGAATGACACTTGACCCTCTTTCTCATCACCCACAACTCCAACCAGGTGGTGGCTGTGCTCCTATTAGAAATGTTTGCAGACCTTAGAAGATTGGATATTAATGTTCCCAAGAGGAAATTGACGATGGTCCTCTCCTATTGCAGATTCCTCCTATAGCCATTTCCTGCACATTCACTTGTAGGAGGGACTTACCatgtaaaaataaacaattagCCTTGGAGGCCACTGCTAAAGTAAcgtcttccattccttccttccctccccccctctaagtGGACGGCTCATTACAAACGGATGGTAGTGCAGGCTGTGCTGGGTTCTCTTCTACATTGGAACCGCTGTATGAAGGATGAACTGGATGGGCTTCTAGGTGCTGTTAGCCTGTTTCTACGCAACAGAAGCAATGGACTGGTTGTTTGTGACTCGCAGTCTGCCCTttgttccctctccttccccaaccatgAAGCCTGTGGCTTAGTTAATCACATACTGCTCCATCTTGCCACAGCCATTGGACATGCACTTGTAATACATTTCCTATGGATTCCCTCGCATGTCAGAGTAACAGCTAATGATGTGGTGGACCTTCTTGTCAAAGCTGCCTGCATGCTTGTACTACCTGCTACTGCTGACGCCTCTCCGTCCACCATCTCCCATTGCAAGCAGAGGATACATGCTTCATCTCCACCTCTCGTACCTATAAGTACCGACGCTGGTAAAAAGATAATATGTGGTAGCTGCCCGGCAGGTGGGAGAGTCAGAGGACATGCCTATGTAATCACTGTGTAAGTTGTGATGAACACAATGCCAACCACCTTcagcattactgcctcgagtgtccgattttttttttttttttttttttcttgggaggCAAGGTTGGAGAGCGAACCGGGCACATTTCTGGGGTGCTTACaaggcccatatatatatatacactttttttttttaataagccgTTCTACATGCCTTTTTTGAACTCTGATCAgagttcccccccccctctctaactaTACTAGTCTCGCCTTCTCTTTcatacatgcacccccccccccccccccccccggtctgcCAGTCTCTCATTTAGATCCCAAGAGTTATGACCTTTCTTGTAGCATCCAACACTAAGTTTAAATTTCATATTATATCACTGTCGCTACAAAACGCGTGTGCACTGAAATTTGCAATGTACACAattttgaaaaagagagaaaaaaaatcataagtcaTCAGAATATCGAGTGAAGAGGCATTTGAAAGACTGCTATAAAGTCACAGAAACATTTTGTTCATCTTTACAGTAAATAAAATCAGTTTTATCAGGAAACTTTAGATGCGATTCGTAATTCGTAATCcttatctgagactacgtgaaatatagcAGAAAATTATTGCGCTGAAGTGTATCAAACcgtatatacatgaattatacATTTTAGTACAtactgaaaagatgtttcaacaggttccaatattGTAAGCGCAAAAGGCAAACTTGCATCGAAGTGTATCAAAGTTTTAGGGTTTTCAAAAATGGCCTTTAATACTACATTAAAtatttgatttcggtttaacatCACGAAGCTCTCTTTTTcgaagggctaggacgggcctgtcccgtgaaaggacaggcaggaatttgcaaggtggagaccgttaccccgagtggatgcccttacTAACCTTAGACCGTAGCCGGGATCCGAACCCGTGCGCCAGCGGACCCTTCCGCCTACAGCCCCCCTTATTACTATATTAAATGTGCTCCTttaaatggaaataatgacagGGCATTTCTTTAATACTATACAGATGAGCACACGAAGCACAAATTACGTATATCAGTCAGCTGCCATGGTTGGCGTTTTCGGAAGATTGGGTTTCAATACTCGATATACGGAGAGAGCCCTTACCATGGCAAAGAAAACTAACGAATTTTTGGGTTTCAATACTTGATATACGGAGAGAGCCCTTACCatggcaaagaaaacaaaagaaaacttcATGTAATCATGGCAGGAGTTAAAAGGGGTTTAGAGGTGAAGAGTCGTTTCCTGACTAAAATCTGATGCACCTCAAGTACAAAGTTGCTCTAACACAAACGTGCATGCCCGCACACATACATTTGGATATTACACCTAAAGGTTTTTGAGTAGTAACTGGTTAACCACTACACTACTAATGACCCAACCTGCTTGTAAGGGTAAACATCGGTGTTGCACGATTTGCACTTCTGATTGCAGTTGGCCCAACTGTTTGCAGAGAACCAACGCTTGCTGCACTTTCTGCACTCGAAATATCCACAGACTCTCCTGTTGCCTTGGTATGGGGTTTTCATTTCGGTGTTCATTTTCTGGAAATAAAAAGTCTTAATATGATATAGGTCTATTATTGAAACATCATATGCTTATATAATGCATGCATATTATCAATCTGTCATGAACTGAGGACTTATCTAAAATCTAACGCTATTACGGGATATCCACGTACAGGTTCAGAACACGTACGCTGCAAGGATGGATCTCTTCCTGCCTAACAGtagtttctccatctctctcccccccagtTTGTAAGCCCACCTATCTATAAATAATGTACCAGGACACGAATTTGCTCAGTATGTGTGCTTCACTCTAGCCTATAACATTGacattatttctagtattatatAGGGGTTTGGTCGCGTAAACCTTATTCTAGGCATTAGATATGTTcagtacatttctttcttttatattttctcttcattacGAATCCTTGATGGTGTATCACCTTGAACAACAATGATGAATCATCACTAATATAATATCGAGGTTTGGTTGAGTTTTCATTATTCACAGGGATATTGCGTATTCTACGCTTGGGATATGGACACGatagtttttcccttttctcttcgttaTGAATCTTTAATGTAACATCTCAGACTTAAACCAggtcttttttttaaatagaccTAAAACATGTGTTATTCTATAAAAATCAAACTTTGGTGAAACCCTCTCTGTATATTTTCAAGAAAAGGGGCTGTGGATATACAATAGTTGTGATGGGTCATGCGacgatatttttaaaaatttgccAATAATTTCATAACCAATATATTCACCTATAACTGGGGTTTCAGAACTGTGCCCTTTATTCGATATGAAAAGCGATTCGGAAACGAACTGTTAAATGTAAGTAAATGTCTTTTTTTATCGAATCATTAGAATCAGAGCTATCAATCCTTTCATTTCCATCACATGGTAAATGATTACTTATATGAAACAGCATTGTTACTTGATAAGTAGTTCTTACCTTTAGTGATGAGCAGTCCGTAGTGCAACACTCTCGCACTACCCTACGCATTTATAAGAGGGCGAGCGATGACGTCGCCTGTATGAACAGGTTCAAAACACGATTGCTCCGTTACGAATTATTCCTGTTCAAGGTCATGTTGCCTATccgttattatacatatatactatatataaatatatatatatatatatatatatatactctctctctctctctctctccctctctctccctctccctctctctctctctctctctctctctctctctctctctctctctctttctctttctctttctctttctctttctctttctctttctctctctctctctctctctctctctctctctctctctctctctctctctctctctctctctctctctctctctttctctctctctctctctctctttctctttctctttctctttctctttctctttctctttctctctctctctctctctctctctctctctctctctctctatatatatatatatatatatatatatatatacacacacacacacacacacacacacacacacacacacacacacacacacacacacacacacacacacatacatgcctatctccattattctctctctctctctctctctctctctctctctctctctctctctctctctctctctctctctctctctctctctctctctctctctctctctgtatataacaaatatattacatacatatatatgtacttaattacacacacatatataatatacaatatataatatatacatatatactatatataaatatatatatatatactctctctctctctctatatatatatatatatatatacacacacacacacacacacacacacacacacacacacacacacacacacacacacacacacacacacacacacacacacacacacacacacacacacacacaaacacacacacacacacacacacacacacacacacacacacacacacacacacacacacagtatatatatatatagatagatagatagatagatagatagatatatagatagatagatatttttatacatatacatacatacatatatatatatacatatacggtatgagtgtgtgtagtatatttatgtatatatatatacatatatatcacatagtttatatgcacacacacacacacacacacacacacacacacacacacacacacacacacacacacacacacacacacacacacacacacacacacacacacacacacacatacacacacacacatacactatgtaTTGGCATTGTATCATGGCcaaataaaaaatgcatttttatttgtACGTCGAGTCTTTGTCAGTTACAAGTCTAGAACGCGAATCAGTCAGTtcccggcgtgtgtgtgtgtgtgtgtgtgtgtgtgtgtgtgtgtgtgtgtgtgtgtgtgtgtgtgtgtgtgtgtgtgtgtgtgtgtgtgtgtgtgtgtgtgtgtgtgtgtgtgtgtgtgtgtgaaccaggTATCgataataaagcaaaatatatttCCGTGTTAAGgtttacttatttataaatgtgtaatcTAGTCTGATAAAAGCTCAAATCTCAGCGCAAGCAAACAAGCACCCAAGTCAGTATTTTCCCGTTGCAAACGTGTACAGTTTAAGAAGCGTtcgagcaagtgtgtgtgtgtgtgtgtgtgtgtgtgtgtgtgtgtgtgtgtgtgtgtgtgtgtgtgtgtgtgtgtgtgtgtgtgtgtgtgtgtgtgtgtaagtttcttgtattctttttttcttttttatcctcagaAGGCCTGGTTCACAATAGGACCTCCGGCAATGACATGATTAGTGAAAATGTGCAGCGAAGATTTATGTACATggtatattattttgtttactgaACGTCTTGGTGAAAAAAATCCGGATTTAACTAATTTATCAGTAAAGACGACGGACTTTCACCGTGTTTCAGAATGTCGCCCattaaatatgaaagaaaaatcaaatacgTTTTGCATGGCATTGTGCACTTTTTAGGAAACGAACATCGGCTGTTTCTAAAACCTGTTGAATACAAGTTTGATATGCACATGCCCAAAACATATCATTTTTAAACAATGAATTTATGCATAATTGTTTATATAAGACTTGCAATACATTAAGTACTGCATTAAGTTTATTCTTAAAGATATTAAACAGAATTCATATCTGTAATAAGAAGCTTACAAATCATGATGCAACGGAACGTTTACATGAGCATATGTTTTGGAACAATAAATTAAGTATATCGAGAGCAAGCAAAACATGGCCACGTTATAAACGCTTTCATTCTTATATAGAAATAAGGCATTTTCTACGTTCAGTATTTCGGTATCAGGTATGTATTGGCATGAATGATAATCCAGAGGGATGATGACAAAGAGAATGACGATGTTTGTGCAAGCACGAAcgcttgcacacacgcacgtacgcaggcacacgcgcgtacataaacacagacacagacacagacacagacacagacacagacacagacacagacacagacacagacacagacacagacacagacacagacacacacacacacacacacacacacacacacacacacacacacacacacacacacacacacacacacacacacacacacacacacacacacacttgtacgaaCGCTTTTTAAACTGTACACGTTTGCAACAGGAAAATACGCTTCTTAAACTGTACACGTTTGCAACAGGAAAATACTGACTTCGGTGCTTGTTTGCTTGCGCTGAGATTTGTGCTTATATCAGACTAgattacacatttataaataagtaaacCTCAACACGGaaatatattttgctttattatcGATATTCGTGGAATCTTTTCGTTACTTCACATACAAGCACGCGCgcgtgcgaacacacacacacacacacacacacacacacacacacacacacacacacacacacacacacacacacacacacacacacacacacacacatacacacacacacacacacacacacatacacacacacacacacacacacacacacacaaagatagagagagagagagagagagagagagagagagagagagagagagagagagagagagagagagagagagagacatagagagagagagagagacatagagagagagagagagagagagagagagagagagagagagagagagagagagagagagagagagagagagagagagagagagagacatagatagatagatagagagagagtcatagatagatagaaagagagagagacatagatagatagagagagagagaatcataaatagatagatagagagagagagatagacagatagctagatagagagagagagacatagatagagagagagagagagagagagagagagagagagagagagacatagagagagagagagagagagagacatagatagatagagagagagagagagagagagagagagagtgagagagagagacatagatagatagagagagagacatagatagatagatagatagatagatagagagagagagagagagagagagagagagagagagagagagagatagatagagagagagagatacatagatagagagagagagagagacatagatagatagatagagagagacatagatagatagatagagagagagagagagagagagagagagagagagagagagagagagagagagagagagagagagagagagacatagatagatagatagagagagagagagagagagagacatagatagatagagagagagagagtcatagatagatagagagatagagagtcatagatagatagagagagagagacatagatagatagagagagagagagagagagacagacatagatagatagagagagagaaagagagacatagat
This genomic interval from Penaeus chinensis breed Huanghai No. 1 chromosome 11, ASM1920278v2, whole genome shotgun sequence contains the following:
- the LOC125030353 gene encoding zinc finger CCHC domain-containing protein 24-like, with the translated sequence MRRVVRECCTTDCSSLKKMNTEMKTPYQGNRRVCGYFECRKCSKRWFSANSWANCNQKCKSCNTDVYPYKQVKREKSDNPPKEIRPHPQEMCQKCRQLGFFCGSRVA